The sequence AGACGTAGGCCCCGGTGAAGGCGCTGAAGCGGGTGCCGCGGTAGACCACGCCGCCGGTCACGGAGTTCCCCTGCATGGTGCCGCTGCCGTGGGCGTATTCCCAGATCGGGTCGATGGGAGAGGCTCCGGTCACGGGGCGAGGACCGGCGTGTTTGCCCTCGCGGGAGGACCAGCCGTAATTGCCGCCCTTCGTGACCACGTCGATCTCTTCCCACGAATCCTGACCCACGTCACCCAGCCACAGGTCGCCGGTGGCGGAGTCGAACGAGAACCGCCACGGATTGCGGAAACCGATGGCCCAGAACTCGCTGCGGACCTTCGAGAGGTCGGCGATGGCCGCGCCATTGAACGAACCATTCCACGTGCCGCCCTCCGCGGTGTGGACATAGGGGTTGTCGAGGGGGATCGAGTAGTTCGGCGTACCTGCCGGGATCGAGGCATGGGTGTGGGGCACGAGGTTGCCGGGCTTCTTGTCGACATCGATCCGCATCACGGCGGAGAAGAAGTCCTTGTCGATCCTCTGGCCGTTCTGGAACGAGTCGTTCTGGTTCCCCTCGTCGCCCACGGAGATGTAGAGGTAGCCGTCCGGCCCGAACTGGATGCAGCCGCCGTTGTGGTTGGAGGCTTCGTCGAGCTGCTCGATGAGGATCGTTTCCGAGGCGGTGTCCGCGGCGTCGGGATTCCCGGCCTGGGTAGTGAAACGGGACACGCGCTCGTATTGCGAGCCGCCCTTGTTCACCGAGTAGAACAGGAAGAACGTACGATTGGTGGCGTAGTTCGGGTGGAACGCCAGCCCGAGCAGGCCCATCTCGCTGCCGGTGGCGATGCTTTCGCCGCGGGAGGTCAGGAGGGCGGGCAGGTTGAGGAAGGTGTTCGCCACCGGCGAGGCCGCGGTGACGTTTGGGATCAAGCGCAGCAGGCCGCCCTTCTGGCAGACGAACAGGCGCTGGGTTTCGCCGGGAGGCGAGGCCAGGCACACCGGCTCGCTGAAGGCCAACGAGCCGAAGGCCGGGGTCACGGAAACCGCCAGTGGCGGGGGCGAGGAGGGGACGTTGAAGGAACCCGTCGGCCGCAGGGCGTTGGTGAAATTCACGCTAACCGTCGCTTTCGAGAGCAGATTGTTGGTCCGCCTCATCGAGTATTCGAAGCTGTCGGTGGTCGCGGTTCCGCTGGTGTTGGTGTAGAGGATGCGCCCCGCGGAATCCACGGTGGCGGTACCCTTGGTCGGGGCCTTGGTGATCGCCACCACCGGCGGAGTCTTGTAGCCGGTGTCGTTCGCCAGCACCGCGATCCGCGCCTTGCGGTTGCTCCACATGGTCACGGCATCGGCCACCGCGAGGGCGCGGGCGGAGTGCGCGGCCAGCAGGGATAGGGCGAAGACAGCGAATTTCATGAAGTCCGAAACATGATGCAGCTCCGCGGGACGCGCAATCTCGGGTTTGGGCACCCGTCCGTGGGCGCTTCAATCGTCCGTTCGTTCAGCGAACATCGCCGTTGCGCTCCGGGATTCCTGCCGTTAGCGGTTTGACCATGCCCAAGACCCCGCGCAGCGCCTTCGATTTGACCGGCGGACTCGTGTATTTCGCCCGGATGTGCGACAAGATCCGGCTCCACCACGCCGGGAAATTGCCCGAGGATTACCACCCGTTTCTCGGCGCGGGCTTCGATGGCCGGATTTGCGGCTATCTGAAGGTCGATTACGCCGCGGTCCGGGACAAGGTGCTCGCCGGGGCCAGCGACGAGGAAACGCTCGAATGGTGCCAGGAAAACGGCCGTCGCTTGGCCGAGATCGACGTGATTGTCTGGAACGGTTTCGCCCGCAAGCGCGGCTGGCGGGACACCGACGGCGGTACCGAGAAGCTGGCGGAAATGAAGCAGGCCGCCGGTTTCGGGGACCGGGACGACATCGTGACGTTCTACGATTTCTACGACTTCGACGAAGGTCGCCGGGCGTGAACCGGTGTTCTTCGCGCTTGGCAGGCGGGGCGCGCCTCCGCACGTTTCCGCCGCCGTGGCCGTCGTCACCAATATCGCCGCTTACCTTTTCGCCTCGCTGTCGGATCTGAAACCGCTCCGCGAGCGGCTGCTGGCGTTCTGCAAGGCCCGTCACCTGAAGGGCACCATCCTGCTCGCGCCCGAGGGCATCAACCTGTTCGTGGCGGGCGGGGAAGGGGAGATCGGCGAACTGCTGGTGGAACTCCGCGCGATCCCCGGGCTGGAGGCGCTGGAACCGAAGGTGAGCCACAGCGATCACCAGCCGTTCTCGCGGATGCTGGTGCGACTGAAGAAGGAGATCATCGCCTTCGGGGTCGAGGGTATCGAACCGGCCAAATACACCTCGCCGCGGCTGGAGGCGCGCACGCTCAAGCAGTGGCTGGACGAGGGCAAGCCGGTGCTGCTCTACGACACCCGCAACGACTACGAGGTGAAGCTCGGCACCTTCAAGGGGGCCATCGCCGCGGGCATCGATCATTTCCGCGATTTCCCGGAGGCCGTCGCGAAACTGCCGGAGGACATGAAGGATGCGCCGGTGGTGACGTTCTGCACCGGCGGCATTCGCTGTGAGAAAGCCGCGCCATTCATGGAGCGCGCGGGGTTCAAGAACGTGTATCAACTCGAGGGTGGCATCCTGAAGTACTTCGAGGAAGTCGGCGGGGATCACTACGACGGTGAGTGCTTCGTGTTCGACCA comes from Luteolibacter sp. LG18 and encodes:
- a CDS encoding DUF5069 domain-containing protein, with the protein product MPKTPRSAFDLTGGLVYFARMCDKIRLHHAGKLPEDYHPFLGAGFDGRICGYLKVDYAAVRDKVLAGASDEETLEWCQENGRRLAEIDVIVWNGFARKRGWRDTDGGTEKLAEMKQAAGFGDRDDIVTFYDFYDFDEGRRA